In one Neobacillus sp. CF12 genomic region, the following are encoded:
- the rpoB gene encoding DNA-directed RNA polymerase subunit beta, which translates to MTGQLVQYGRHRQRRSYARISEVLELPNLIEIQTSSYQWFLDEGLREMFQDISPIEDFTGNLSLEFIDYSLGEPKYSVAESKERDVTYSAPLRVKVRLVNKETGEVKDQDVFMGDFPLMTETGTFVINGAERVIVSQLVRSPSVYFSGKLDKNGKKGFTATVIPNRGAWLEYETDAKDVVYVRIDRTRKLPVTVLLRALGFGSDQEIIELIGDNEYIRNTLEKDNTEGVEKALLEIYERLRPGEPPTVDNAKSLLVSRFFDPKRYDLANVGRYKINKKLHIKNRLFNQRLAESLVDPETGEIIAEKGTLLDRRNLDRIIPALEKDINFKGFNPVGGVVEEEIILQGIKIYAPNDDGEKVINVLGNAYVAEPIKNITPADIISSISYFFNLLHGVGDTDDIDHLGNRRLRSVGELLQNQFRIGLSRMERVVRERMSIQDTATITPQQLINIRPVIASIKEFFGSSQLSQFMDQTNPLAELTHKRRLSALGPGGLTRERAGFEVRDVHYSHYGRMCPIETPEGPNIGLINSLSSFAKVNRFGFIETPYRRIDPDTGKVTSRIDYLTADEEDNYVVAQANSRLGDDGTFLDEDVVARFRGENTVVKRDRIDYMDVSPKQVVSAATACIPFLENDDSNRALMGANMQRQAVPLLQPEAPRVGTGMEYVSGKDSGAAVICKHEGIVEHVEAREVWVRRINTVDGQEVKGDLDKYKMLKFIRSNQGTCYNQRPIVAVGNRVTKGEILADGPSMELGELALGRNVLVGFVNWDGYNYEDAIIMSERLVKDDVYTSIHIEEYESESRDTKLGPEEITRDIPNVGEDALRNLDERGIIRTGAEVKDGDLLVGKVTPKGVTELTAEERLLHAIFGEKAREVRDTSLRVPHGGGGIVLDVKVFNREDGDELPPGVNQLVRVYIVQKRKIHEGDKMAGRHGNKGVISRILPEEDMPYLPDGTPIDIMLNPLGVPSRMNIGQVLELHLGMAARALGIHVASPVFDGAREEDVWGTIEEAGMAGDAKTVLYDGRSGEPFDNRVSVGVMYMIKLAHMVDDKLHARSTGPYSLVTQQPLGGKAQFGGQRFGEMEVWALEAYGAAYTLQEILTVKSDDVVGRVKTYEAIVKGENVPEPGVPESFKVLIKELQSLGMDVKILSGDEKEIEMRDTEDDDDLQQVDTLNIVPETQAFESEKVGSKE; encoded by the coding sequence TTGACAGGTCAACTAGTTCAGTATGGACGACACCGCCAACGAAGAAGTTACGCACGAATCAGTGAAGTTTTAGAATTACCAAATCTTATTGAAATCCAAACCTCTTCATATCAATGGTTTCTTGATGAGGGATTGCGTGAAATGTTCCAGGATATTTCACCGATTGAAGACTTTACTGGTAACCTATCACTAGAATTTATTGATTACAGCCTTGGCGAACCAAAGTATTCTGTTGCGGAATCGAAAGAGCGAGACGTTACATATTCTGCACCATTGCGTGTTAAAGTACGTCTTGTAAACAAAGAAACAGGCGAAGTAAAAGACCAAGATGTTTTTATGGGTGATTTTCCACTCATGACTGAAACGGGAACGTTTGTCATCAATGGGGCAGAACGTGTAATCGTTTCTCAGTTAGTACGTTCTCCGAGCGTATATTTTAGTGGAAAACTTGATAAAAACGGAAAAAAAGGATTTACAGCTACTGTAATTCCGAACCGCGGCGCTTGGCTTGAATATGAAACAGACGCCAAAGATGTCGTATATGTCAGAATAGATCGTACTCGGAAACTGCCCGTTACGGTTCTTTTGCGTGCACTTGGGTTCGGCTCTGATCAAGAAATCATTGAATTGATTGGAGATAATGAGTACATTCGAAATACTCTTGAAAAGGACAACACCGAAGGAGTAGAAAAAGCGCTTCTAGAAATTTATGAGCGTCTGCGTCCGGGTGAGCCTCCAACCGTTGATAACGCAAAGAGTTTATTGGTTTCAAGATTCTTTGATCCAAAGAGATATGACCTGGCAAACGTAGGTCGTTATAAAATCAACAAGAAACTTCATATTAAGAATCGTCTATTTAACCAACGCTTAGCTGAATCACTTGTTGATCCTGAGACTGGTGAAATCATAGCAGAAAAAGGAACGCTGCTTGATCGGAGAAATCTTGATCGAATCATTCCTGCTCTGGAAAAAGATATTAACTTCAAAGGCTTTAATCCAGTTGGCGGTGTAGTAGAAGAAGAAATCATTCTTCAAGGAATTAAAATCTATGCACCAAATGACGATGGTGAAAAAGTAATTAATGTATTAGGTAATGCCTATGTTGCAGAGCCAATTAAGAATATTACACCTGCTGATATTATTTCATCAATCAGTTATTTCTTTAACTTATTGCATGGTGTTGGTGATACGGATGATATTGACCATTTAGGAAACAGACGTCTTCGTTCTGTTGGCGAATTGCTTCAAAATCAATTCCGAATTGGATTATCTCGTATGGAGCGTGTGGTACGTGAGAGAATGTCGATTCAAGATACTGCCACCATTACACCACAGCAGTTAATCAACATTCGTCCTGTTATTGCTTCAATTAAAGAGTTCTTCGGAAGCTCACAGTTATCACAATTTATGGATCAAACGAATCCGCTTGCTGAATTAACACATAAGCGTCGTTTATCTGCATTAGGACCTGGTGGATTAACACGTGAACGTGCAGGATTTGAAGTACGTGACGTTCACTACTCACACTATGGCCGTATGTGTCCGATTGAAACACCAGAGGGACCAAACATTGGTTTGATCAACTCACTTTCATCATTTGCAAAGGTAAATCGTTTTGGCTTCATTGAAACTCCATATCGCCGGATTGATCCTGATACTGGAAAAGTTACAAGTCGAATTGATTACTTAACTGCAGATGAAGAGGATAACTATGTTGTAGCACAGGCGAATTCTCGCCTAGGTGATGACGGTACATTCCTTGATGAAGATGTTGTAGCCCGTTTCCGTGGTGAAAACACGGTTGTAAAACGTGACCGTATCGACTATATGGATGTATCTCCTAAACAGGTTGTTTCCGCGGCGACAGCATGTATTCCGTTCCTTGAAAATGATGACTCTAACCGAGCATTGATGGGTGCAAACATGCAGCGTCAAGCCGTGCCACTTTTACAGCCAGAAGCACCAAGAGTTGGAACAGGAATGGAATACGTTTCTGGTAAAGACTCAGGAGCAGCGGTTATTTGTAAGCATGAAGGAATCGTAGAGCATGTTGAAGCACGTGAGGTTTGGGTACGTCGAATCAATACAGTCGATGGTCAAGAAGTTAAAGGTGACCTTGATAAATATAAAATGTTGAAGTTCATTCGTTCTAATCAGGGAACATGTTACAATCAACGCCCAATTGTTGCTGTGGGTAACCGCGTAACGAAAGGTGAGATTCTAGCAGATGGTCCTTCTATGGAATTAGGTGAACTTGCTCTAGGTCGTAACGTTTTAGTTGGCTTCGTTAACTGGGATGGTTACAACTATGAGGATGCGATCATCATGAGTGAACGCCTTGTAAAAGATGATGTTTATACTTCTATTCATATTGAAGAATATGAATCAGAATCACGTGATACAAAGCTTGGACCAGAAGAAATTACTCGTGACATTCCGAATGTAGGGGAAGATGCGCTGCGTAATTTGGATGAGCGTGGAATTATTCGTACTGGTGCAGAAGTAAAAGACGGTGATTTACTTGTTGGTAAAGTAACGCCAAAAGGTGTTACTGAACTGACAGCTGAAGAGAGATTGCTTCACGCTATCTTTGGTGAAAAAGCACGAGAAGTTCGTGATACATCACTAAGAGTTCCACATGGCGGCGGCGGTATTGTTCTTGATGTTAAAGTCTTTAATCGAGAAGACGGCGATGAGTTACCACCAGGTGTGAATCAGCTTGTACGTGTATATATTGTTCAGAAGCGTAAGATTCATGAAGGGGATAAAATGGCGGGTCGTCATGGTAATAAAGGGGTTATCTCTCGTATATTGCCTGAAGAAGATATGCCGTATTTACCAGATGGTACCCCGATTGATATTATGTTGAATCCTTTAGGGGTTCCTTCACGTATGAACATCGGTCAGGTGCTTGAACTACATTTAGGAATGGCAGCAAGAGCTCTTGGAATTCATGTTGCATCACCAGTATTTGATGGTGCGCGTGAAGAAGATGTTTGGGGAACAATTGAAGAAGCAGGAATGGCTGGTGACGCAAAAACAGTACTATATGATGGCCGATCCGGTGAACCGTTCGATAACCGTGTATCTGTAGGTGTCATGTATATGATTAAACTTGCTCACATGGTTGATGATAAACTCCATGCCCGCTCAACTGGACCATACTCACTTGTTACGCAGCAGCCACTTGGCGGTAAAGCGCAATTTGGCGGTCAGCGTTTCGGAGAGATGGAGGTTTGGGCACTTGAAGCCTACGGTGCTGCATATACGCTTCAAGAAATCTTAACTGTTAAATCAGATGACGTGGTTGGTCGTGTGAAAACATATGAAGCCATTGTAAAAGGTGAAAATGTTCCGGAACCAGGGGTTCCAGAATCATTCAAAGTATTAATAAAAGAACTTCAGAGTCTTGGTATGGATGTGAAAATCCTATCGGGTGATGAAAAAGAAATAGAAATGCGTGATACGGAAGATGACGATGACTTACAGCAAGTTGACACATTAAACATCGTACCGGAAACGCAGGCATTTGAATCTGAGAAGGTTGGTTCAAAGGAATAA
- the rpoC gene encoding DNA-directed RNA polymerase subunit beta' — translation MLDVNNFEYMKIGLASPDKIRSWSFGEVKKPETINYRTLKPEKDGLFCERIFGPTKDWECHCGKYKRVRYKGVVCDRCGVEVTRAKVRRERMGHIELAAPVSHIWYFKGIPSRMGLVLDMSPRALEEIIYFASYVVTESGDTALDKKQLLSEKEYRAYREKYGNKFQAAMGAEAIKKLLSDIDLNKEVDALKEELKSAQGQRRTRAIKRLEVLEAFRNSGNEPSWMILDVLPVIPPELRPMVQLDGGRFATSDLNDLYRRVINRNNRLKRLLDLGAPSIIVQNEKRMLQEAVDALIDNGRRGRPVTGPGNRPLKSLSHMLKGKQGRFRQNLLGKRVDYSGRSVIVVGPNLKMYQCGLPKEMALELFKPFVMKELVEKGLAHNIKSAKRKIERVSPEVWDVLEDVIREHPVLLNRAPTLHRLGIQAFEPTLVEGRAIRLHPLVCTAYNADFDGDQMAVHVPLSSEAQAEARLLMLAAQNILNPKDGKPVVTPSQDMVLGNYYLTLEREGAIGEGMIFKDTNEALIAYQNGYVHLHTRVAVHAGSLGNETLTEDQNNKLLITTVGKLIFNEILPKSFPYINEPTRQNLEVETPAKYFVEKGEDVPARIKEMPLVDPFKKKILGNIIAEVFKRFKITETSKMLDRMKDLGFKYSTKAGITVGVADIVVLPEKQEILHEAQSKVDNVMKQFRRGLITEEERYDRVIAIWSAAKDTIQGKLMQSLNKTNPIFMMSDSGARGNASNFTQLAGMRGLMANPAGRIIELPIKSSFREGLTVLEYFISTHGARKGLADTALKTADSGYLTRRLVDVAQDVIVREDDCGTDRGLLIRSLKDGTEVIEGLDERLIGRHARNPIRHPETSEVLVPENGLITEDLAELIVGAGIEEVKIRSAFTCNTRHGVCKKCYGRNLATGQEVEVGEAVGIIAAQSIGEPGTQLTMRTFHTGGVAGDDITQGLPRIQEIFEARNPKGVAVISEIDGVVVGINEGRDRQHEIIVQGDIESRTYNAPYTARLRVAVNDHVVRGEELTEGSIDPKELIRVKDVTAVQEYLLREVQKVYRMQGVEIGDKHVEVMVRQMMRKVRVSDAGETDVLPGTLLDIHQFTDANEKALLAGKLPATGRPVLLGITKASLETDSFLSAASFQETTRVLTDAAIKGKRDELLGLKENVIIGKLVPAGTGMQRYRKAEPILRDTTSEETVAID, via the coding sequence TTGCTTGATGTTAATAATTTTGAGTATATGAAGATTGGCTTGGCATCACCTGATAAAATTCGTTCTTGGTCTTTTGGAGAAGTAAAAAAGCCAGAGACTATTAACTATCGTACATTGAAGCCTGAAAAGGATGGTTTATTCTGTGAGAGAATTTTTGGTCCAACAAAGGACTGGGAATGTCACTGTGGAAAATATAAACGTGTCCGTTACAAAGGTGTTGTATGTGACCGATGTGGTGTTGAAGTAACACGTGCAAAGGTTCGTCGTGAACGTATGGGTCATATTGAGCTTGCAGCTCCTGTCTCTCATATTTGGTATTTTAAAGGCATTCCTAGCCGGATGGGACTAGTTTTAGATATGTCTCCTAGGGCTTTAGAAGAAATTATTTATTTTGCTTCCTATGTTGTTACTGAATCAGGAGATACAGCTCTTGATAAGAAACAACTTTTATCAGAAAAAGAATATCGTGCATACCGTGAAAAGTACGGAAATAAGTTCCAGGCTGCAATGGGTGCAGAAGCAATTAAAAAGCTTCTTTCTGATATCGATTTAAATAAAGAAGTTGACGCATTAAAAGAAGAACTAAAATCTGCTCAAGGTCAGCGTCGTACACGTGCGATTAAGCGTCTTGAAGTGTTGGAAGCATTCCGTAATTCTGGGAATGAACCATCATGGATGATTCTTGATGTTCTTCCTGTAATTCCTCCAGAACTTCGTCCAATGGTTCAGTTGGATGGAGGAAGATTTGCAACATCTGATTTAAATGATCTTTACCGTCGAGTAATCAATCGGAATAATCGTTTAAAGCGTTTATTGGATCTAGGTGCACCAAGCATCATCGTTCAAAACGAAAAGCGGATGCTTCAAGAAGCAGTAGATGCATTAATTGATAATGGTCGTCGTGGACGTCCAGTAACAGGTCCGGGTAACCGTCCATTAAAGTCACTTTCTCATATGTTAAAAGGAAAGCAAGGCCGTTTCCGTCAGAACTTACTCGGTAAACGTGTTGACTATTCTGGTCGTTCTGTTATCGTTGTTGGTCCAAACTTAAAAATGTATCAATGTGGTCTTCCTAAAGAAATGGCTCTTGAGTTATTTAAGCCATTCGTTATGAAGGAACTAGTAGAAAAAGGGTTAGCCCATAATATCAAATCTGCAAAACGTAAGATCGAAAGAGTATCTCCTGAAGTATGGGATGTACTTGAAGATGTTATTCGTGAGCATCCGGTTCTATTAAACCGTGCCCCAACTCTACATAGACTTGGGATTCAGGCATTTGAACCTACACTTGTTGAAGGAAGAGCGATTCGCCTTCATCCACTAGTATGTACTGCATACAACGCGGACTTCGATGGTGACCAAATGGCTGTTCACGTTCCACTTTCGTCTGAAGCGCAAGCAGAAGCTAGGCTTTTGATGCTCGCTGCCCAAAACATTTTGAACCCTAAAGATGGTAAGCCAGTTGTTACACCTTCCCAGGATATGGTACTAGGTAACTATTACCTTACTCTTGAAAGAGAAGGCGCTATCGGAGAGGGAATGATTTTTAAAGATACAAATGAAGCGTTAATCGCATATCAAAATGGCTATGTTCATCTGCACACCCGTGTTGCTGTCCATGCTGGTTCATTAGGGAACGAAACACTAACGGAAGACCAAAATAATAAGTTACTGATTACTACTGTTGGTAAACTTATATTTAATGAAATTCTTCCGAAATCATTCCCATATATCAACGAACCTACTAGACAAAACCTAGAAGTGGAGACACCTGCAAAGTACTTTGTAGAAAAAGGTGAAGATGTTCCGGCTAGAATTAAAGAAATGCCATTAGTAGATCCGTTCAAGAAAAAAATCCTTGGTAATATTATTGCCGAAGTATTTAAGCGATTCAAAATTACTGAAACGTCTAAAATGCTAGACCGTATGAAGGACTTAGGATTTAAATATTCTACAAAAGCAGGTATTACAGTTGGTGTTGCAGACATCGTCGTATTACCTGAAAAGCAAGAAATCCTCCACGAGGCTCAAAGCAAAGTAGATAACGTCATGAAGCAATTCCGTCGTGGTCTAATTACAGAAGAGGAACGTTATGACCGTGTAATTGCCATTTGGAGTGCAGCGAAGGATACCATCCAAGGAAAACTGATGCAATCGTTGAATAAAACGAATCCAATTTTCATGATGAGTGATTCTGGAGCGCGTGGTAACGCATCTAACTTTACTCAACTTGCTGGTATGCGTGGATTGATGGCCAACCCGGCAGGACGTATCATTGAATTACCGATCAAGTCAAGTTTCCGTGAAGGTCTAACCGTATTAGAGTACTTTATTTCTACACACGGTGCTCGTAAAGGTCTTGCCGATACAGCATTGAAAACGGCTGACTCTGGTTACTTAACTCGTCGTCTTGTTGATGTTGCTCAAGACGTAATTGTTCGTGAAGATGATTGTGGAACGGACCGTGGTTTATTAATCCGTTCATTAAAGGACGGCACAGAGGTTATTGAAGGATTGGATGAACGCTTAATTGGCCGACATGCTCGTAACCCAATTAGACATCCTGAAACGAGCGAAGTGCTTGTTCCTGAAAATGGACTTATCACTGAGGATCTTGCTGAGTTAATCGTAGGTGCAGGAATCGAAGAAGTTAAAATTCGCTCCGCGTTTACATGTAATACCCGTCATGGTGTATGTAAAAAGTGTTATGGCCGTAACCTGGCTACAGGTCAAGAAGTTGAGGTTGGGGAAGCAGTTGGTATTATTGCAGCCCAATCAATTGGTGAACCTGGTACACAGTTAACCATGCGTACATTCCATACAGGCGGGGTTGCGGGAGACGATATCACGCAAGGTTTACCGCGTATTCAAGAAATATTTGAGGCCCGTAATCCTAAAGGGGTTGCAGTCATTTCTGAAATTGATGGTGTGGTTGTTGGAATTAATGAAGGTCGTGATCGCCAGCATGAAATTATTGTTCAAGGCGATATTGAATCACGTACTTATAACGCTCCATATACAGCACGCCTGAGAGTAGCAGTTAATGATCACGTTGTTCGTGGTGAGGAATTAACGGAAGGTTCAATAGATCCTAAAGAGTTGATTAGAGTAAAAGATGTAACTGCTGTTCAAGAGTACTTGTTACGTGAGGTTCAAAAGGTATACCGTATGCAGGGTGTTGAAATTGGAGATAAGCACGTAGAGGTAATGGTTCGTCAGATGATGCGTAAGGTTCGTGTAAGTGATGCAGGTGAAACGGATGTACTTCCTGGTACACTCCTTGATATTCACCAATTCACCGATGCAAACGAAAAAGCATTGTTAGCCGGTAAGTTACCAGCTACTGGCCGTCCAGTACTTCTTGGTATTACCAAAGCATCACTTGAAACAGATTCATTCTTGTCTGCAGCATCTTTCCAAGAAACAACAAGAGTTCTTACTGATGCAGCGATCAAAGGGAAGCGCGATGAATTACTCGGCTTAAAAGAGAATGTTATTATCGGTAAACTAGTTCCAGCTGGAACAGGAATGCAGCGTTACCGCAAAGCAGAACCTATTTTAAGGGACACAACTTCCGAAGAAACAGTCGCAATTGATTAA
- the rplL gene encoding 50S ribosomal protein L7/L12, whose translation MTKEQIIEAVKSMTVLELNDLVKAIEEEFGVTAAAPVAMGGAAVAAVEEQTEFDVILASPGDQKIKVIKAVREITGLGLKEAKDLVDNTPKPVKEGVSKEEAEELKAKLAEVGANVEVK comes from the coding sequence ATGACTAAAGAACAAATCATTGAAGCAGTTAAATCTATGACTGTTTTAGAACTTAACGACCTAGTAAAAGCAATCGAAGAAGAATTCGGCGTAACTGCTGCTGCTCCAGTAGCAATGGGTGGCGCGGCTGTTGCAGCTGTTGAAGAGCAAACTGAATTTGATGTAATCCTTGCTAGCCCTGGAGATCAAAAAATTAAAGTTATCAAAGCAGTACGTGAAATCACTGGTCTTGGTCTTAAAGAAGCAAAAGATCTTGTTGACAACACACCAAAGCCTGTTAAAGAAGGCGTATCTAAAGAAGAAGCTGAAGAACTTAAAGCTAAGCTTGCTGAAGTTGGAGCTAACGTTGAAGTTAAGTAA
- the rplA gene encoding 50S ribosomal protein L1, producing MAKKGKKYLEAAKLVDNTKAYPVTEAIELAKQTNYAKFDATLEVAFRLGVDPKKADQQIRGAVVLPNGTGKTQRVLVFAKGEKVKEAEAAGADYVGDAEYITKIQQGWFDFDVIVATPDMMGEVGKLGRTLGPKGLMPNPKTGTVTFDVTRAINEIKAGKVEYRVDKAGNIHVPIGKSSFENEKLVENFKTVFETMIKVKPAAAKGTYMKNVTVTSTMGPGVKVDPSSVTVK from the coding sequence ATGGCTAAAAAAGGTAAAAAGTATTTAGAAGCTGCTAAGCTTGTTGATAACACTAAAGCTTACCCAGTAACTGAAGCAATCGAACTTGCAAAGCAAACAAACTACGCTAAATTTGATGCGACATTAGAAGTTGCATTCCGTTTAGGAGTAGACCCTAAGAAAGCTGACCAACAAATTCGTGGTGCTGTAGTACTTCCGAATGGAACTGGTAAGACTCAACGCGTATTAGTATTTGCTAAGGGTGAAAAAGTGAAAGAAGCAGAAGCTGCTGGTGCAGATTATGTTGGCGATGCAGAATACATCACTAAAATCCAACAAGGTTGGTTTGATTTTGATGTAATCGTAGCTACTCCTGACATGATGGGTGAAGTTGGTAAGCTTGGTCGTACATTAGGACCAAAAGGTTTAATGCCAAACCCTAAAACTGGTACTGTTACATTTGATGTAACTAGAGCTATTAATGAAATTAAAGCAGGTAAAGTTGAGTACCGTGTTGATAAAGCTGGAAACATCCACGTTCCAATCGGTAAATCATCTTTCGAAAACGAAAAACTTGTTGAGAACTTCAAAACAGTATTCGAAACAATGATCAAAGTTAAGCCTGCAGCTGCAAAGGGAACATACATGAAGAACGTTACTGTTACTTCAACAATGGGACCTGGTGTGAAGGTTGATCCTTCATCCGTTACAGTTAAGTAA
- a CDS encoding class I SAM-dependent methyltransferase produces the protein MSEHYYSRTQKVQSDPKYWEFTLRNQLFRFKTDNGVFSKKEVDFGSRVLIDVFKMPEVDGPILDVGCGYGPIGLSIAKDYPERIVHMIDVNERAIELAKNNAEQNSVRNVDIYESDTLTNVKESNFAAILTNPPIRAGKKTVHAIFKQSHEHLVAYGELWVVIQKKQGAPSAIEKLKELFTTVETIDKSKGYFIIRAVK, from the coding sequence TTGTCTGAACATTACTATTCCCGTACCCAAAAGGTTCAAAGTGATCCGAAATATTGGGAATTTACCTTAAGGAATCAGTTATTTCGTTTTAAAACGGATAATGGAGTATTTTCGAAGAAGGAAGTAGATTTTGGCTCCCGCGTATTAATAGATGTTTTTAAAATGCCTGAAGTGGACGGACCTATTCTAGATGTAGGATGCGGTTACGGTCCAATTGGCCTTTCAATAGCAAAAGATTATCCAGAACGCATTGTACATATGATTGATGTCAACGAACGGGCTATAGAACTAGCGAAGAATAATGCCGAGCAAAATTCAGTACGCAATGTTGATATTTATGAAAGTGATACTTTGACAAATGTGAAGGAATCAAACTTTGCTGCTATTTTAACAAATCCTCCTATTAGAGCAGGTAAAAAGACAGTTCATGCTATTTTTAAACAAAGTCATGAGCATTTAGTCGCCTATGGTGAACTTTGGGTTGTTATTCAAAAGAAGCAAGGTGCACCTTCTGCGATTGAAAAATTAAAAGAGTTATTTACCACAGTAGAAACGATTGACAAGTCGAAAGGTTATTTTATTATTAGGGCAGTAAAATAG
- the rplJ gene encoding 50S ribosomal protein L10, protein MSSVIEQKIQIVDEITAKLKASVSTIVVDYRGLTVAELTELRKQLREAGIDFKVYKNSMTRRAADAAELSELNAALTGPNAIAFSTADVVAPAKILNDFAKKHDALEIKAGVIEGNVATVEEVKALAELPSREGLLSMLLSVLQAPIRNLALVTKAVAEQKEEQGA, encoded by the coding sequence ATGAGCAGCGTAATTGAACAAAAGATTCAAATCGTTGATGAAATAACAGCTAAGTTAAAAGCTAGTGTTTCAACAATCGTAGTTGACTACCGTGGACTAACTGTTGCTGAATTAACTGAACTTCGTAAGCAACTTCGTGAAGCTGGTATCGACTTCAAAGTTTACAAAAACTCTATGACTCGTCGTGCGGCTGATGCAGCTGAACTTTCAGAGTTAAATGCAGCATTAACTGGTCCGAACGCAATTGCGTTCAGCACAGCAGATGTAGTAGCACCTGCAAAAATTCTTAACGACTTTGCGAAAAAGCATGATGCACTTGAAATTAAAGCTGGTGTAATCGAAGGCAATGTAGCAACAGTTGAAGAGGTTAAAGCACTTGCAGAATTACCTTCACGCGAAGGATTGCTTTCTATGCTACTCAGCGTACTACAAGCTCCAATCCGCAACCTTGCTCTTGTTACAAAGGCAGTTGCAGAACAAAAAGAAGAACAAGGCGCGTAA
- the rplK gene encoding 50S ribosomal protein L11 translates to MAKKVIKVVKLQIPAGKANPAPPVGPALGQAGVNIMGFCKEFNARTADQAGLIIPVEITVFEDRSFTFITKTPPAAVLLKVAAGIQSGSGEPNRNKVATVKRNTVREIAEQKMPDLNAASVEAAMRMVEGTARSMGIVIED, encoded by the coding sequence GTGGCTAAAAAAGTAATTAAAGTTGTTAAATTACAAATCCCTGCTGGTAAAGCGAATCCTGCACCACCAGTTGGTCCTGCACTAGGTCAAGCCGGTGTTAATATCATGGGATTCTGTAAGGAGTTTAACGCTCGTACAGCAGATCAAGCTGGATTAATCATTCCTGTTGAAATCACGGTTTTTGAAGACCGTTCATTTACATTTATTACGAAAACTCCTCCTGCTGCAGTTCTTTTGAAAGTAGCAGCTGGAATCCAGTCTGGTTCTGGTGAACCAAACCGTAATAAGGTAGCAACAGTTAAGCGTAATACAGTACGCGAGATTGCGGAACAGAAAATGCCTGACCTAAACGCTGCAAGCGTTGAAGCAGCAATGCGCATGGTTGAAGGTACTGCTCGCAGCATGGGAATCGTTATCGAAGACTAA
- the secE gene encoding preprotein translocase subunit SecE — MQRLKKFFSDVFREMRKVSWPKRKELTRYTITVLTTVAFFAIFFGVIDLGISELIRVILE, encoded by the coding sequence ATGCAACGCTTAAAGAAATTCTTCAGTGATGTTTTCCGTGAGATGAGAAAAGTTAGTTGGCCAAAGCGTAAGGAACTAACTCGCTATACCATTACTGTTTTAACAACAGTTGCTTTTTTTGCAATATTTTTTGGTGTAATAGATTTAGGGATTTCAGAATTGATTCGGGTAATCCTTGAATAA
- the nusG gene encoding transcription termination/antitermination protein NusG: MEKNWYVLHTYSGYENKVKANLEKRVESMGMTDKIFRVVVPEEEETEIKNGKTKVVKRKVFPGYVLVEIVMTDDSWYVVRNTPGVTGFVGSAGAGSKPTPLLPEEVVGILKRMGVDEKRIDVNYEIGETVRVKEGPFTNFTGSVEEMDKDKAKLKVLVNMFGRDTPVELEFSQIEKL, encoded by the coding sequence ATGGAAAAGAATTGGTATGTATTACATACTTACTCAGGTTATGAGAATAAAGTAAAAGCGAATTTAGAAAAACGTGTTGAATCAATGGGTATGACGGATAAGATTTTCCGTGTCGTAGTACCTGAAGAAGAAGAAACTGAAATTAAAAATGGAAAAACGAAAGTGGTTAAACGAAAAGTATTCCCTGGTTATGTTCTTGTTGAAATCGTCATGACAGATGATTCTTGGTATGTTGTCCGGAATACTCCTGGTGTAACTGGATTTGTTGGTTCTGCTGGAGCTGGATCCAAACCAACCCCACTTCTTCCTGAAGAAGTGGTCGGAATTCTAAAACGCATGGGTGTGGATGAAAAACGCATCGATGTTAATTATGAAATCGGTGAAACGGTACGAGTGAAAGAAGGTCCATTTACAAACTTTACAGGATCTGTTGAAGAGATGGACAAAGACAAGGCGAAACTTAAAGTTCTTGTTAATATGTTTGGTCGTGACACCCCGGTAGAACTAGAGTTTTCGCAGATTGAGAAGTTGTAA
- a CDS encoding 50S ribosomal protein L7ae-like protein translates to MSYEKVCQATKIIIGTKQTVKALKDGTANELIIASDADTKVTAVVVKQAQEVNVPIIYVDSMKKLGKACGIEVGASTVAIIS, encoded by the coding sequence ATGTCTTATGAAAAAGTATGCCAGGCAACTAAGATTATTATAGGAACTAAACAAACAGTAAAAGCACTGAAGGATGGAACTGCAAATGAGCTGATTATTGCAAGCGATGCTGATACGAAAGTAACAGCCGTTGTAGTAAAACAAGCTCAAGAAGTGAACGTCCCAATCATCTATGTAGACTCGATGAAAAAACTCGGGAAAGCATGTGGAATAGAAGTTGGTGCTTCAACTGTAGCAATTATCAGTTAA